AAATCAAATATATAATTATTTTGTTTTTAATCAATAAATTTTATAAAACAACGTTTTTCGGCTAATTTTCCCAAAAGGGGAATGCCTTGGTCTTTCGCTACGCTCAATCCCCAACTGTTCGGCTCGGTCATTCCAGTTTGCAAGCAACCTGTCACGACTCTCGCCTTGGACCGTTGTCCCCTCGGTCGAGCCGTGCTCGACATACCCCTTCGCCTAGGGGCAACGCCCCTAAAACCCCATTTTCAAAAAAAATCCGCGGTCCGAAGCTGTATCGGCATACAGCGGATGTTCGCATGAGACCGGATCGAGAAACTTTTACACCAATCAACCTGATTAAAATTCGAATTAGAACCGAGCGAGACAAGGCGCGAGCCCTCGTAGCGTACAAAGCGTACGTGAGAGGTCGAGCAACGCAGTATCGCGATGCGTTATAATTCGAATTACTTCACTTGCTTCGCGAAGGAATCCTTCAGATCCACAGTGCGGTTGAACACCAAGTGGCCCGGCTTGGAATCTTCGCTATCGAGGCAGAAGTAGCCCTGGCCCATGAACTGGAAGCGGTCTTCCAGCTTGGCGTTCGCGAGGCTCGGTTCCACCTTGGCCTGCTTCACGACCATGGATTCCGGGTTCAGGTAGTCGTGCCAGTCTTCGCCCTCGGGAACTGCGGCCGGATCTTCGAGCGTGAAGAGGTTGTTAATCAGACGCACTTCGGCGTCGACGGCGTGTGCCGCAGAGACCCAGTGGATGGTGCCCTTGACCTTGCGGCCATCGGGAGTCTCGCCGCCCTGGCTCTGCGGGTCGTATTCGCAGTGAATCACCGTCACCTTGCCGCTTGCATCCTTCTCGACGCTCTTGCAGGTCACGAAGTAGGCGCCCTTCAGGCGGACTTCGCCATCCGGCTTGAGGCGGAAGTACTTCTTGGGCGGATCTTCCATGAAGTCGTCGGCCTCGATGTAGAGTTCCTTACCGAAGGGGACTTCGCGGGTACCGGCAGCGGGATCGTTCGGGTTGTTTTCCACCTTGATCATTTCCACCTTGCCGTCTTCCCAGTTGTCAATCACGAGCTTCACCGGGTCAATTACGGCCATCACACGGTTCGCCGTCTTGTTCAGTTCTTCGCGGATGCAGAAGTACAAGAGGTTCACGTCCACCATGGAGTCGGCCTTCGACACGCCGATGCGGTCGCAGAACTCGCGGATGGAACTCGGTGTGAAGCCACGGCGGCGGTAACCGCAGACCGTCGGCATACGCGGGTCGTTCCAGCCCATCACGGCCTTCGTCTCCACCAGTTCCAGGAGCTTGCGCTTGCTCATCATGGTGTAGGTCAGGTTCAGGCGGGCAAATTCAATCTGCTGCGGGCGGTTATCAAGCCCGAGCTCAATCAGGAACCAGTCGTACAGCGGGCGGTGCGCCTCGAATTCCAGCGTACAGATGGAGTGGGTGATGCCCTCGATCCAGTCGCTGAGCGGGTGGGCAAAGTCGTACATCGGGTAGATGCACCACTTGTCGCCGGTGCGGTGGTGGGTGCAGTGCTTGATGCGGTAGATGACCGGGTCGCGCATGTTCATGTTCGGGCTAGCGAGGTCCACCTTGGCACGGAGGCACTTCTCGCCGTCGGCGTACTTGCCATCGCGCATCTCGCGGAACAGCTTCATGTTTTCTTCGATGCTGCGGTCGCGGTAGGGGCTCGGGCGGCTCGGCTTACCGGCGTCGTTGCCGCGGTATTCCTGCATTTCGTCGCGGGTCAGGTCTTCTACATAGGCCTTGCCCATCTCGATAAGCTTTTCAGCAAAGGCGTAGAGCTGGTCATAGTAGTCGCTGGCGAAGTATTCGCCGCCCTTCCATTCAAAGCCGAGCCACTTCACGTCTTCGCGGATGGAATCCACG
The nucleotide sequence above comes from Fibrobacter sp.. Encoded proteins:
- a CDS encoding glutamine--tRNA ligase/YqeY domain fusion protein codes for the protein MDIPESSNFVQDIIVNDLKTGKRTKVHTRFPPEPNGYIHIGHAKSICLNFGTANKYKDFGGITNLRFDDTNPSKEDVEYVDSIREDVKWLGFEWKGGEYFASDYYDQLYAFAEKLIEMGKAYVEDLTRDEMQEYRGNDAGKPSRPSPYRDRSIEENMKLFREMRDGKYADGEKCLRAKVDLASPNMNMRDPVIYRIKHCTHHRTGDKWCIYPMYDFAHPLSDWIEGITHSICTLEFEAHRPLYDWFLIELGLDNRPQQIEFARLNLTYTMMSKRKLLELVETKAVMGWNDPRMPTVCGYRRRGFTPSSIREFCDRIGVSKADSMVDVNLLYFCIREELNKTANRVMAVIDPVKLVIDNWEDGKVEMIKVENNPNDPAAGTREVPFGKELYIEADDFMEDPPKKYFRLKPDGEVRLKGAYFVTCKSVEKDASGKVTVIHCEYDPQSQGGETPDGRKVKGTIHWVSAAHAVDAEVRLINNLFTLEDPAAVPEGEDWHDYLNPESMVVKQAKVEPSLANAKLEDRFQFMGQGYFCLDSEDSKPGHLVFNRTVDLKDSFAKQVK